The following nucleotide sequence is from Candidatus Atribacteria bacterium ADurb.Bin276.
TAAGTTGGATGGATGTGTGCCGCTTGGTAAGAGGAGAAATCCTTACTCTGAAGGAAAGAGAATATGCGGTTGCTGCTAAAGCTATCGGAGCACGCCCTTACCGTATTCTATTCCGCCATCTTTTACCCAATGCGGTCGCTCCTATTATTGTAGGTATGGTTTTATGTTTACCCAATGCGATTATGTTGGAAGCAACTTTGAGTTTTTTAGGAGTAGGAGTAAACCCTCCCACTCCCAGTTGGGGGCAAATGATAAGTGAGGGATTATATTATATACAGTTTTATTGGTACTTAACTTTGTTTCCGGCTATATTTTTAGCTCTTACCGTGCTCTCTTTGTCTTTTATAGGAGACGGACTTAGAGATGCTATGGATCCAAGGCTGAGGGGGAGGGGGTGAGGTTGAGGAAGTTTCTTAGATAATAGCATATTGGAGAGGAGAGGGTTATTAGCTTTCAATATGTCTGTGATGTATGTAGTTCACCATTGATATTATTTCATTAACCAAAAATAAACTATGTTATACATAGTGTAAGGTGAGAAAAAATGCAAAAAGTTAGAAAAAACCTTATGATTATTTTGCTTACTGGAGTTTTTTTGTTAGGAGTTACTGTTTTTAGTTTTGCTGCTGACGTTTCTCTTCCACCTGACGCTCTTCCTGCATCAGAGCAAATTTTATATTATCCGTTAAAACTTGAAAGTGGAACTTACATGGATTATATGCAAACCATCTATAATTGCCTGCAAGGTGGATCTGACTTTGTGCAGGAGCCTCTCATGAGCTTCGATAAAGATTTAAATGCAGTTCCGGTGGGAGCTGAAAGCTGGGAGGTGTCAGAAGATGGCTTGAGCTGGACTTTCCATCTTAGAAAAGAGTTGAAATGGTCAGATGGTCAGCCAGTTAC
It contains:
- the oppC_1 gene encoding Oligopeptide transport system permease protein OppC yields the protein MVGFSTALLALVIGVPLGALAGYLGGIVDWVVMRLVETFSVIPPLLIAILFVTLFGSGLENIIFILAMVSWMDVCRLVRGEILTLKEREYAVAAKAIGARPYRILFRHLLPNAVAPIIVGMVLCLPNAIMLEATLSFLGVGVNPPTPSWGQMISEGLYYIQFYWYLTLFPAIFLALTVLSLSFIGDGLRDAMDPRLRGRG